The following coding sequences lie in one Flagellimonas eckloniae genomic window:
- a CDS encoding NADP-dependent malic enzyme has translation MNKEQQRREALLYHAKPQPGKIKIVPTKPYATQRDLALAYSPGVAIPCLEIEKNKEDVYKYTAKGNIVAVISNGTAVLGLGNIGPEASKPVMEGKSLLFKIFADIDGIDIELDATDVDKFVETVKAIAPTFGGINLEDIKAPEAFEIERRLKEELDIPVMHDDQHGTAIISAAALLNALEITHRKISEAKIVVSGAGAAAVSCTKLYKAFGAKAENIVMLDSKGVIRSDRENLSIEKMEFASDRKIDTLEEAMQDADVFIGLSIANILSPEMLKSMAKDPIVFAMANPDPEIEYNLACKTRDDIIMATGRSDHPNQVNNVLGFPFIFRGALDVRATKINEAMKMAAVRALADLTREPVPEQVNIAYDTTRLTFGKDYIIPKPFDPRLITKIPPAVAKAAIESGVAKAPIQDWKKYEDELYLRSGNDNKVVRLMHNRARQNPKRIVFAEAELLDVMKAAQIVYDEGIAIPILLGDRETIENLKKELDFDAEVPIIDPRSDESKDIRATYAIKLWESRKRKGETKYSANVNMGKRNYFGAMMLLEGDADGMISGYSRSYPKVLKPVFEVLGRAKGVKNASTVNIMITERGPLFLADTSINIDPSAEDLAEIAQMTANVASNFGFNPVMAMLSYANYGSSGHPNAQKVRDAVKILHERNPDLVVDGEIQTDFALSQELCHNNFPFSKLAGKKVNTLIFPNLDSANITYKLLKGLNNADSIGPIMVGLRRSAHILQLGASVDEMVNMAAVAVIDAQEREKRKKAKMGGNK, from the coding sequence ATGAACAAAGAACAACAACGTCGGGAAGCACTCTTATACCATGCTAAACCCCAGCCGGGAAAAATAAAAATTGTTCCTACCAAGCCCTATGCCACGCAGCGAGATTTGGCATTGGCTTACTCTCCGGGAGTTGCAATCCCTTGTTTGGAAATTGAAAAGAACAAGGAAGATGTCTATAAGTATACCGCTAAAGGAAATATTGTTGCTGTAATTTCAAACGGTACAGCAGTTTTGGGATTGGGAAATATAGGCCCGGAAGCTTCCAAACCCGTTATGGAAGGCAAAAGCCTTCTCTTTAAGATTTTTGCTGATATTGATGGTATTGATATTGAATTGGATGCCACGGATGTAGATAAATTTGTAGAAACGGTAAAGGCTATAGCACCAACATTTGGAGGCATCAATCTTGAGGACATTAAGGCTCCTGAAGCGTTTGAGATTGAGCGTAGGCTCAAGGAAGAACTTGATATTCCAGTAATGCATGATGATCAACATGGTACGGCAATAATTTCTGCTGCTGCGTTATTAAATGCCTTGGAAATTACCCATAGAAAAATTAGCGAAGCCAAAATCGTTGTAAGTGGAGCCGGAGCTGCTGCAGTTTCCTGCACTAAATTATACAAAGCGTTTGGTGCAAAGGCTGAAAATATTGTGATGTTGGATAGTAAAGGTGTTATTAGGAGTGATCGAGAAAACCTTTCCATAGAAAAAATGGAATTTGCTTCTGATAGAAAGATTGATACTTTGGAAGAAGCCATGCAGGATGCAGATGTATTTATTGGATTGTCTATAGCCAATATACTTTCTCCAGAAATGCTCAAGTCCATGGCCAAAGACCCTATTGTTTTTGCAATGGCCAATCCCGATCCGGAAATTGAATATAATCTTGCCTGTAAGACAAGGGACGATATTATAATGGCAACAGGCCGTTCCGATCATCCTAACCAGGTGAACAATGTTTTGGGATTTCCATTTATTTTTAGAGGGGCACTTGATGTTAGGGCAACAAAAATTAATGAAGCAATGAAAATGGCGGCGGTTAGGGCATTGGCGGATCTAACACGGGAACCTGTCCCAGAACAGGTAAATATTGCTTACGATACAACACGATTGACTTTTGGCAAAGATTATATAATCCCAAAACCTTTTGATCCCAGATTGATTACCAAGATTCCACCGGCAGTTGCAAAAGCAGCCATTGAGAGCGGGGTGGCAAAGGCTCCAATTCAGGATTGGAAAAAATATGAGGATGAATTATACCTAAGGTCTGGAAATGACAATAAAGTTGTGCGCCTTATGCACAATAGGGCCAGGCAGAATCCGAAAAGAATTGTTTTTGCCGAAGCAGAATTACTAGATGTAATGAAAGCTGCACAAATTGTGTATGATGAAGGCATAGCGATACCAATTTTGCTGGGCGATAGGGAAACTATTGAAAACCTAAAAAAGGAATTGGATTTTGATGCCGAAGTACCGATCATAGACCCACGTTCTGACGAGTCAAAGGATATTAGGGCTACATATGCCATTAAATTATGGGAGTCCAGAAAGCGTAAGGGCGAAACAAAATATAGTGCTAATGTTAATATGGGCAAGCGCAATTATTTTGGTGCAATGATGCTTTTGGAAGGAGATGCTGATGGTATGATTTCAGGATATTCCAGATCGTACCCAAAAGTACTGAAACCGGTTTTTGAAGTTTTAGGACGAGCCAAGGGAGTGAAAAATGCGTCCACGGTGAATATTATGATTACCGAAAGAGGACCTTTATTCTTAGCAGATACCTCAATCAATATAGATCCAAGTGCTGAAGATTTGGCCGAAATAGCTCAAATGACGGCAAATGTTGCCAGTAATTTTGGATTTAATCCTGTAATGGCCATGTTATCCTATGCCAATTATGGGTCTTCAGGTCATCCAAATGCGCAAAAAGTAAGGGATGCCGTTAAAATTTTGCACGAACGCAATCCAGATTTGGTGGTCGATGGAGAAATCCAAACAGATTTTGCACTGAGTCAAGAATTGTGTCATAACAATTTTCCTTTTTCAAAGTTGGCGGGAAAAAAGGTGAATACGTTGATATTCCCTAATTTGGATTCAGCAAATATTACCTATAAGCTTCTAAAAGGACTGAATAATGCAGATTCTATTGGCCCAATTATGGTAGGGCTGCGCAGATCTGCACATATTTTGCAATTGGGGGCAAGCGTTGATGAAATGGTCAATATGGCTGCGGTTGCTGTTATAGATGCCCAAGAACGTGAGAAACGAAAAAAAGCAAAAATGGGAGGGAACAAATAG
- a CDS encoding sodium:solute symporter produces MSGLQTLDIIVILVYLVGIIIYGISKSKRSSSEDYFLGGRTMTWPIVGIALFSANISSSTLVGLASDGFQTNVNVYNYEWYAVVILIFFSIFFLPFYLKSGVYTMPEFMQRRYDKRSRYYFSLITIVGNVLVDTAAGLYVGSIVLKLLFPDVDSTYIIIGLAVAAAAYTIPGGLNSVIQTEVIQAVLLIIGSCLLTYFAFDELGGGWSGMMSKLDAALASGDVNFGDRAAEGKFIPSNSGEVFSLVRPNNDEFMPWWGLLTGVPLLGFYFWANNQFMVQRVLGAKDLNHGRWGALFAGLLKLPVIFIMVVPGVLALLLFSTLDISGLNYPLADGGMCENLVDCPNLTYPVLLFQLLPTGILGLVVAGLLAAMMSSVSATFNSASTLITMDFVKQLRPEMTSKQLVRAGQIATLILVVLASAWVPFIERVSDSLWGYLQLVIAFTSPPVVSAFILGLFWKRANANGAFMSLLVGGAAAVFMILSASYDISPYINEFHFLAKANLLFVISILTHVVVSLSTGQPDAQKVAEYTYKKEMFAEETEELKGLPWYKNYRYLAIILLVVTSIIVGYFW; encoded by the coding sequence ATGAGTGGATTACAGACCCTAGATATTATTGTGATTCTTGTATATCTGGTAGGAATAATTATTTACGGAATATCAAAATCAAAAAGAAGCAGTTCAGAAGATTATTTTTTAGGTGGTAGAACAATGACATGGCCCATTGTGGGGATAGCGTTGTTTTCTGCAAACATTTCAAGTTCTACTTTGGTAGGTTTGGCTTCTGATGGTTTTCAGACAAATGTTAATGTATACAACTACGAGTGGTATGCCGTTGTAATCTTGATTTTCTTCTCTATATTTTTCTTACCTTTTTACTTGAAATCTGGAGTTTACACCATGCCGGAATTTATGCAAAGGCGTTATGATAAAAGATCCAGATATTACTTTTCTTTAATTACAATTGTAGGTAATGTATTGGTAGATACTGCTGCAGGACTTTATGTAGGGAGCATTGTGTTGAAACTATTATTTCCAGATGTTGATTCCACATATATTATAATAGGTTTGGCAGTTGCTGCGGCAGCATACACCATCCCAGGGGGGTTAAACTCGGTTATTCAAACAGAAGTAATTCAGGCCGTATTGTTGATTATAGGTTCATGTTTGCTTACTTATTTTGCATTTGATGAACTTGGTGGCGGATGGAGTGGTATGATGTCCAAGTTGGATGCAGCTTTGGCTTCTGGTGATGTTAATTTTGGTGATCGAGCTGCCGAAGGGAAATTCATCCCCTCAAATTCGGGTGAAGTATTTAGTTTGGTACGTCCCAATAACGATGAGTTTATGCCTTGGTGGGGGCTTCTGACAGGGGTTCCACTTTTGGGCTTTTATTTTTGGGCCAATAACCAATTCATGGTCCAGCGTGTATTAGGGGCAAAAGACCTTAACCATGGTCGTTGGGGTGCATTGTTCGCTGGGTTGTTAAAACTTCCTGTAATCTTTATAATGGTAGTGCCTGGGGTGCTGGCTCTTTTGCTTTTCAGTACTTTGGATATTTCAGGCTTAAACTATCCCTTGGCAGATGGGGGTATGTGTGAAAACCTTGTGGATTGCCCTAACCTTACCTATCCGGTATTGTTGTTCCAACTTTTGCCTACAGGTATATTAGGTCTGGTGGTGGCAGGATTGTTAGCAGCAATGATGTCTTCCGTTTCCGCAACATTTAACTCGGCATCAACACTTATTACAATGGATTTTGTAAAACAATTACGTCCAGAAATGACCAGCAAGCAATTGGTAAGGGCCGGGCAAATAGCCACATTGATATTGGTTGTCCTTGCTTCTGCTTGGGTACCCTTCATAGAACGAGTAAGTGATTCGCTCTGGGGATATCTTCAATTGGTAATTGCTTTTACCAGTCCACCGGTTGTTTCAGCATTTATATTAGGGTTGTTTTGGAAAAGGGCGAATGCAAATGGGGCATTTATGAGTTTACTTGTTGGTGGAGCCGCTGCGGTCTTTATGATTTTATCTGCTAGCTATGATATTTCACCTTATATAAATGAATTCCATTTTCTCGCAAAAGCAAATCTATTATTTGTGATTAGCATTCTAACCCATGTGGTGGTTAGTTTATCTACGGGACAACCTGATGCTCAAAAAGTAGCGGAGTACACCTATAAGAAGGAAATGTTTGCTGAGGAAACAGAAGAATTAAAGGGATTGCCATGGTATAAAAACTACAGATATTTGGCAATTATATTGCTTGTAGTTACCTCAATTATTGTAGGTTACTTTTGGTAG
- the queG gene encoding tRNA epoxyqueuosine(34) reductase QueG: MSLKTTYTKLIKTEAKRLGFLSCGVSKAEFLEEEAPRLEKWLNQNRHGEMRYMENHFDKRLDPTKLVEGSKSVISLLLNYHPSEEQNPNAYKISKYAYGTDYHFVIKGKLKSLLNFIQQDIGEVHGRAFVDSAPVLDKAWAAKSGLGWIGKHSNLLTQQVGSFYFIAELIVDLELDYDTPVTDHCGTCTACIDACPTEAIVEPYVVDGSKCISYFTIELKNEIPNEFQGKFDDWMFGCDVCQDVCPWNRFSKSHNEPLFNPNPELLSMTKKDWEEITEDVFKKVFKKSAVKRTKFSGLQRNINFLKST; encoded by the coding sequence TTGAGTCTAAAAACTACCTATACGAAACTTATCAAAACCGAAGCCAAACGCCTCGGTTTTTTGTCTTGCGGTGTTTCCAAAGCTGAATTTCTGGAAGAAGAAGCACCACGATTGGAAAAGTGGCTCAACCAAAATAGGCATGGTGAGATGCGGTATATGGAAAACCATTTTGACAAACGTTTAGATCCAACCAAATTGGTTGAAGGCTCAAAATCCGTAATTTCCTTACTCCTAAATTACCATCCTTCCGAAGAACAAAATCCGAATGCCTATAAGATTTCGAAATACGCCTATGGTACGGACTATCACTTTGTAATAAAGGGCAAATTAAAAAGCCTCCTTAATTTTATCCAGCAAGATATTGGAGAAGTTCATGGTCGCGCTTTTGTGGATTCAGCTCCAGTTTTGGATAAAGCATGGGCTGCTAAAAGTGGATTGGGATGGATAGGCAAGCATAGTAACCTGCTTACCCAACAAGTTGGATCTTTTTATTTTATTGCTGAATTGATTGTTGATTTAGAGTTGGATTATGATACTCCTGTCACTGATCATTGTGGTACATGTACCGCCTGCATTGATGCCTGCCCAACCGAAGCCATTGTGGAACCATATGTAGTGGATGGGAGTAAATGCATTTCTTATTTTACTATTGAATTAAAGAATGAAATTCCTAATGAGTTCCAAGGAAAATTTGATGATTGGATGTTTGGTTGTGATGTCTGCCAAGATGTTTGTCCGTGGAACCGTTTTTCAAAATCGCATAATGAACCACTCTTTAATCCAAATCCAGAACTGCTATCCATGACCAAAAAAGATTGGGAAGAAATTACCGAAGATGTCTTTAAAAAAGTGTTTAAAAAGTCAGCAGTAAAGCGTACAAAATTCTCTGGTTTACAGCGAAATATCAATTTTTTGAAATCCACATAA
- the ruvB gene encoding Holliday junction branch migration DNA helicase RuvB, whose amino-acid sequence MNENLDPTPENFSQEELDIERALRPITFDDFTGQEQVLENLKIFVQAANLRDEALDHTLFHGPPGLGKTTLAHILANELGVGIKITSGPVLDKPGDLAGLLTNLEERDVLFIDEIHRLSPIVEEYLYSAMEDYKIDIMIETGPNARTVQINLSPFTLVGATTRSGLLTAPMRARFGIQSRLQYYNTELLSTIVERSAEILKVPITNEAAIEIAGRSRGTPRICNALLRRVRDFAQIKGNGNIDMDISKFSLKALNVDAHGLDEMDNKILTTIIDKFKGGPVGITTLATAVSESAETIEEVYEPFLIQQGFIMRTPRGREVTELAYKHLGRIKGATQGGLF is encoded by the coding sequence ATGAATGAAAATCTAGACCCTACACCTGAGAATTTCTCTCAAGAAGAGCTTGATATTGAAAGAGCATTGAGGCCCATTACCTTTGATGATTTTACGGGTCAGGAGCAGGTGTTGGAGAATTTGAAGATTTTTGTCCAGGCGGCTAATCTACGCGACGAGGCTCTAGATCATACATTGTTCCATGGTCCGCCAGGTTTGGGAAAAACCACACTTGCACATATTTTGGCCAATGAATTGGGAGTGGGTATAAAGATTACTTCTGGTCCTGTTTTGGACAAACCAGGTGATTTGGCAGGACTATTGACCAATCTTGAAGAACGGGATGTTCTGTTCATAGATGAGATTCATCGTTTAAGTCCCATTGTGGAAGAATATTTGTACTCCGCCATGGAGGATTACAAGATTGATATCATGATAGAGACAGGGCCAAATGCCAGAACCGTTCAAATCAATTTAAGTCCATTCACTTTAGTGGGGGCTACAACGCGTTCAGGTCTATTGACAGCGCCAATGCGAGCACGATTTGGTATCCAAAGCCGATTACAATATTACAATACAGAACTTTTATCGACCATTGTTGAACGAAGTGCTGAGATTCTAAAAGTTCCCATTACAAATGAAGCGGCAATAGAAATTGCCGGCAGAAGCAGAGGAACCCCAAGAATTTGTAATGCCCTTTTACGAAGGGTTCGGGATTTTGCCCAGATTAAAGGCAATGGGAATATAGATATGGATATTTCAAAGTTCAGTTTAAAAGCCCTAAATGTAGATGCCCATGGTCTGGATGAAATGGACAATAAAATTTTAACTACTATCATCGATAAGTTTAAAGGAGGGCCAGTAGGTATTACAACTTTGGCTACGGCAGTTTCTGAAAGTGCTGAAACCATTGAAGAAGTTTACGAGCCTTTTCTGATACAGCAAGGATTTATCATGCGAACTCCAAGAGGACGGGAAGTGACCGAACTGGCCTATAAACATTTAGGCAGAATCAAAGGGGCAACACAAGGAGGGTTGTTTTAA
- a CDS encoding acyl-CoA dehydrogenase produces MVKSDYSLGILQYIPFFYVIWSDDLLSASEISVVKKTIELDAALNVDEKNQLSRWLDRENPPADNVLKSWKHTISNSNVKLIESDTYPLTSLSQRFGNLQCDNCDFNDHLKHIEINLGIQPNHYNHLFDVEVIHHKSSNFYDSNALDTILKGPHSMAVDDFRDILNQPIFQWDVLRNKEDFRGKVLQQVQLLGDKGYGAMAFSPEYGGTGNMPAYAAIFEHLMFVDGSLAIKFGVQFGLFGGSIQKLGTKKHHDQYLTDTGKAKLLGCFAMTETGHGSNVRGIKTTATYDKKNDSIIIHTPGKNDNKEYIGNALHSTMASVFAQLIVDGKNEGVHAILVPVRDKNNTILNGITIEDNGYKLGLNGVDNGKIWFNQVAVPRENLLNKYGEIRDDGTYFSAIKNPNKRFFTMLGTLVGGRICVAKGGVGGAKMALTIAVKHALNRRQFNDSVKVQEDLIMDYPTHQLRLTPAIASAYIYHVTLEEMMKRYSDDSQPDKRKIETQVAGLKSIITWFANDTIQECREACGGKGYLLENRIADLKGDVDIFTTFEGDNNVLLQLAAKGVLSDFKAEFNSAGFTSVLKLLRSQLADKLSTINPIYSNKVDKEHLYNPKFHRHAFNYRTRRLTYTLAMRIRSYIKKGIPSYQAFLKVQTHLLALGKAYSVELAYEIYNEFCASVTDKKHKILLDKLGTLYALHQLHADTGWFLEQGYFSGTKSKAIRQRVERLSTELRPHVEVLVDGFGIPEHCITAPIAK; encoded by the coding sequence ATGGTTAAATCCGATTATTCCTTAGGCATTCTGCAATACATCCCTTTTTTTTATGTCATCTGGTCCGATGATTTACTTTCGGCCTCCGAAATATCCGTAGTCAAAAAAACAATTGAGTTGGACGCAGCGCTTAATGTTGATGAAAAAAATCAACTTTCACGTTGGTTGGACCGGGAGAACCCGCCTGCTGATAACGTATTGAAAAGTTGGAAACACACCATATCAAATTCCAATGTTAAATTGATTGAAAGTGATACCTATCCACTAACATCACTAAGTCAACGCTTCGGGAATTTACAATGTGATAATTGCGATTTCAACGACCATTTAAAACATATTGAAATTAATTTGGGGATACAACCCAACCATTACAATCATTTATTCGATGTTGAAGTCATACACCATAAATCATCCAATTTTTATGATTCCAACGCACTTGATACTATTTTAAAAGGGCCACATTCTATGGCGGTCGATGATTTTCGTGATATTCTGAATCAACCTATTTTTCAATGGGATGTTCTTAGAAACAAAGAAGATTTTAGAGGAAAAGTATTGCAGCAGGTTCAGTTATTAGGCGACAAGGGTTATGGTGCCATGGCGTTCAGTCCAGAATATGGCGGAACCGGAAATATGCCAGCTTATGCAGCAATTTTTGAACACCTTATGTTTGTTGATGGCAGCCTAGCGATAAAATTTGGGGTTCAATTTGGACTTTTTGGGGGTAGCATTCAAAAATTGGGTACTAAAAAACATCATGACCAATACTTGACCGATACAGGCAAGGCAAAACTGTTGGGTTGTTTTGCAATGACGGAAACTGGACACGGTTCCAATGTTAGAGGTATTAAAACCACAGCCACTTATGACAAAAAAAACGACTCAATTATAATTCATACGCCAGGCAAAAACGACAATAAAGAATATATTGGCAATGCGCTGCACTCAACCATGGCATCCGTTTTTGCACAGTTGATTGTGGATGGCAAGAATGAAGGAGTCCATGCCATTTTGGTTCCTGTACGGGATAAAAACAATACTATATTGAATGGTATCACGATTGAAGACAATGGCTATAAACTTGGCTTAAACGGTGTTGACAATGGTAAAATTTGGTTTAACCAAGTTGCTGTTCCTCGTGAAAATTTATTGAACAAATACGGCGAAATCAGAGATGATGGAACTTACTTTTCAGCAATCAAGAACCCCAATAAACGATTTTTCACCATGCTCGGCACTTTGGTTGGTGGCCGTATATGCGTAGCAAAAGGAGGCGTTGGTGGTGCAAAAATGGCATTGACCATTGCGGTTAAGCATGCCTTGAACAGAAGGCAATTCAATGACAGCGTAAAGGTTCAGGAAGATCTTATTATGGATTACCCTACGCATCAATTACGACTTACTCCTGCAATTGCAAGTGCATATATTTATCATGTTACTTTGGAGGAAATGATGAAACGATACAGCGATGATTCACAACCTGATAAAAGAAAAATAGAAACCCAAGTCGCTGGCCTTAAATCCATCATTACCTGGTTTGCAAATGACACCATTCAAGAGTGTAGAGAAGCTTGTGGTGGAAAAGGGTATCTATTGGAAAATAGAATTGCAGACCTAAAAGGGGATGTGGATATATTTACCACTTTTGAAGGGGACAATAACGTTTTACTTCAATTGGCAGCCAAAGGGGTTTTATCGGATTTTAAAGCGGAATTCAATAGTGCTGGTTTTACTTCGGTTTTAAAATTATTGCGAAGCCAACTTGCAGATAAATTGAGTACCATCAATCCTATTTATTCGAATAAAGTGGACAAGGAACATCTATATAATCCAAAATTTCACCGGCATGCATTTAATTATAGAACCCGCAGACTTACCTATACATTGGCCATGCGTATACGAAGTTATATCAAAAAAGGGATTCCATCCTATCAAGCGTTTTTAAAAGTCCAGACCCATTTGCTGGCTTTGGGAAAAGCTTATAGTGTAGAATTGGCCTACGAGATATACAATGAATTTTGTGCTTCGGTTACCGATAAAAAGCATAAAATTTTATTGGATAAGCTGGGAACACTTTATGCATTGCACCAACTTCATGCTGATACGGGTTGGTTTTTGGAGCAGGGGTATTTTAGTGGAACTAAATCCAAAGCAATTCGGCAACGCGTAGAACGCTTGTCCACTGAACTTCGCCCGCACGTTGAAGTTTTGGTAGATGGGTTTGGTATACCGGAACACTGCATTACCGCTCCAATCGCCAAATAG
- a CDS encoding GIN domain-containing protein, producing MKNLIVLLLLLCQVMVLAQRKPKIKGSRIVSEVNEELPAFNAIQLNDNLDIKLKKSFGPGYTIVADDNLIDILKFRVEDSTLVVSAFYDVTAKKQFDITINYTELRAITVKEGSIISDDIINSDELFVDAFADARLNLKASAAVMDINLEDNSKGDFNVDVDSLNVGLTNRAEAYIYSVNEVSVVDLDGNGSLTYEGTSDRIAIDLTGNSKYKGEKMEAGTIHAKLENTANARMYAYRDLELSAKGNSRVYLYGNPKITILEFLDTSQLIKKVE from the coding sequence GTGAAAAATCTTATAGTATTACTTCTATTGTTGTGCCAAGTAATGGTGCTGGCACAACGCAAACCCAAAATAAAAGGAAGTCGAATTGTTTCCGAGGTGAACGAGGAACTACCTGCTTTTAATGCAATTCAACTTAACGACAATCTAGATATCAAATTGAAAAAATCCTTTGGTCCAGGGTATACTATTGTGGCGGATGATAATTTGATAGACATCTTGAAATTTAGGGTAGAGGATAGCACGTTGGTGGTAAGTGCTTTCTATGATGTAACTGCCAAAAAGCAATTTGACATTACGATAAATTATACAGAACTAAGGGCAATCACTGTTAAAGAGGGTAGCATTATCTCAGATGATATTATAAATAGCGATGAGTTGTTTGTTGATGCCTTTGCAGATGCCAGACTGAATTTAAAGGCAAGCGCTGCGGTAATGGATATTAATTTGGAAGATAATAGCAAAGGAGACTTTAACGTAGATGTTGACTCACTGAATGTTGGATTGACCAATAGAGCTGAAGCTTACATCTATTCCGTAAATGAAGTGAGTGTGGTTGATTTGGATGGGAATGGATCTTTGACTTACGAAGGGACCTCAGATAGAATAGCAATTGACCTAACTGGAAATTCAAAATACAAAGGCGAGAAAATGGAAGCGGGAACAATACATGCGAAGCTTGAAAATACGGCAAACGCGCGCATGTACGCGTACCGTGATTTAGAGCTCTCCGCCAAAGGAAATTCCAGGGTTTACCTATATGGGAACCCTAAAATTACAATTCTTGAGTTTTTGGATACTTCCCAACTCATTAAGAAGGTAGAGTGA
- a CDS encoding cytochrome c oxidase subunit I: MSATEHGHEDHGHHHKETFVTKYIFSQDHKMIAKQYLITGVLIMGFIGIAMSLLFRMQLAWPGESFSVFEAFLGKWAPGGVMDADIYLALVTMHGTIMVFFVLTAGLSGTFSNLLIPLQIGARDMASGFLNMLSFWMFFVSAVIMVISLFVEAGPAAAGWTIYPPLSALPMAQPGSGAGMTLWLVSMAIFIASSLLGSLNYIVTVLNLRTKGMSMTRLPLTIWAFFVTAVIGVISFPVLLSAALLLIMDRSFGTSFFLSDIFIQGEVLHYQGGSPVLFEHLFWFLGHPEVYIVILPAMGIVSEVMAVNARKPIFGYRAMIASILAIAFLSTIVWGHHMFISGMNPFLGSVFTFTTLLIAIPSAVKAFNWITTLWKGNLQLNPGMLFSIGMVSTFITGGLTGIILGDSTLDINVHDTYFVVAHFHLVMGISALYGLFAGVYHWFPKMFEGKMMNKNLGYVHFWITAIGSYGIFFPMHFVGMAGVPRRYYENTAFPMFDELTNVQVLMTVFAIITAGAQLVFAFNFIRSIFYGKKGPLNPWKATTLEWTAPQEHIHGNWPGAIPHVHRWAYDYSKTHENGEYILPGQDFVPQTVPLQDNEEELNH, from the coding sequence ATGTCAGCTACTGAACACGGACACGAGGATCACGGACATCATCATAAAGAAACCTTCGTTACCAAATACATCTTCAGTCAAGACCATAAGATGATTGCTAAGCAATATCTTATTACGGGTGTTTTGATTATGGGCTTCATCGGAATTGCAATGTCATTGCTATTTAGAATGCAATTGGCATGGCCTGGGGAATCTTTTTCCGTCTTTGAAGCGTTTCTAGGGAAATGGGCTCCTGGTGGAGTTATGGATGCTGACATTTACCTGGCATTGGTTACCATGCACGGTACTATTATGGTCTTCTTTGTGCTTACTGCTGGGTTGAGTGGTACTTTTAGTAATTTATTGATTCCATTGCAGATTGGCGCTCGTGACATGGCCTCAGGCTTCCTGAATATGCTTTCCTTTTGGATGTTCTTTGTATCTGCCGTTATCATGGTGATTTCATTGTTTGTTGAAGCAGGTCCTGCAGCAGCTGGATGGACTATTTACCCTCCACTTAGTGCATTGCCAATGGCGCAACCGGGCTCCGGAGCAGGTATGACACTCTGGTTGGTTTCTATGGCAATATTTATTGCATCATCCCTATTGGGTTCATTGAACTATATAGTTACTGTCCTTAACCTAAGAACAAAGGGAATGTCAATGACGCGTTTACCTTTGACCATTTGGGCGTTTTTTGTGACAGCTGTAATTGGGGTAATTTCTTTCCCAGTGCTACTTTCCGCAGCATTGCTGTTGATTATGGACAGAAGTTTTGGAACATCATTTTTCCTATCAGATATTTTTATTCAAGGAGAAGTATTACACTATCAAGGAGGATCACCAGTATTGTTTGAACACTTATTTTGGTTCTTGGGTCATCCAGAAGTATACATTGTTATTCTACCAGCTATGGGGATAGTGTCCGAAGTAATGGCTGTTAACGCTCGTAAACCTATCTTTGGATATAGAGCAATGATTGCCTCTATTTTGGCCATTGCATTCTTATCGACCATTGTTTGGGGACACCATATGTTCATTTCAGGGATGAACCCGTTTTTGGGGTCTGTCTTTACATTTACAACATTATTGATTGCCATTCCATCAGCAGTAAAAGCATTCAACTGGATTACTACCTTATGGAAAGGAAATCTGCAACTAAACCCTGGAATGCTTTTTTCAATAGGAATGGTGTCAACCTTTATTACAGGTGGTCTTACCGGTATAATATTGGGTGATAGTACATTGGACATTAATGTACATGATACGTATTTTGTAGTGGCCCACTTCCACTTGGTAATGGGTATATCAGCATTGTACGGACTTTTTGCAGGGGTTTACCATTGGTTCCCTAAAATGTTCGAAGGTAAGATGATGAACAAAAACTTAGGCTATGTCCACTTTTGGATTACGGCCATTGGATCATATGGAATATTCTTCCCAATGCATTTTGTGGGTATGGCCGGTGTACCTCGAAGATATTATGAGAATACAGCGTTTCCAATGTTTGATGAACTTACCAATGTTCAGGTATTGATGACGGTTTTTGCAATAATAACTGCAGGTGCACAATTGGTATTTGCCTTCAATTTTATTAGAAGTATTTTCTACGGAAAAAAAGGCCCCTTAAATCCATGGAAAGCCACTACTTTGGAATGGACAGCTCCACAGGAACATATTCATGGTAACTGGCCAGGTGCAATTCCACATGTACACCGTTGGGCATATGACTATAGTAAAACACATGAAAATGGTGAGTATATTCTTCCGGGTCAGGATTTTGTTCCACAGACCGTTCCGCTTCAGGACAATGAAGAAGAACTGAATCATTAA